CGCTtgaagctggttaaaggccttctgacactcttcagtccactgaacggcatttggctgtttctttttggttaggtctgtcagtggggcggtgatttCGCTGCAGTGcagtacaaattgcctgtaatatccggccaagcctaagaaggattgaacctgtttccttgactttgggacaggccacttttggatagcatccactttcaCCTGTACGGGGTtaatagttccttgacccacctggtgtccaaggtaagtcactctgtttaggcctatttgacacttcttagccttaacagttagtcttGCCTCTTTTATgcgcttgaagactttttgtagatgctcCAGGttttctgcccaggaatctgaaaatatggccacatcatcaaggtaggtgactgcatattctcctaatcccgctaggagaccatctacaagtctttggaaggtggtgggggcatttcgcagcccaaaagggaggacattaaattcatacagcccgagatgggtggtgaaggctgacctttccttggcggattcatctagcggtacttgccagtaccccttggttaagtccaaggtagagatgaactgggcctgtcccagtttttctaatagttcatctgtgcgtggcattggatagttgtctgggcgagttacagcatttagcttatggtagtccacgcaaaaacgtatctccccatctggtttgggaactagaaccactggagatgcccatgcactttcagaggggcggattacacccatctgtaacatatcctggatctcccgttctatagcagttttagcttaaggagacacccggtaaggttggaccctaattgggcgagcattacctgtgtcaatggagtggtatgcccgttcagtcagtcgcgtagctagtgcacagctcctggatctgctgtccctgcatacgcccaagggtcatggagaggttcacttcttccatgccaccagcacatttcccttcgtagtagacaccttggggccactcagcgtcgtctcctccctgggctgtaaactgacaaacctttaactctctggaataaaagggctttagagaattaatagggtacaccttaggctttcgattggaggtgggggatgcaatgagataattaacagctcccaggcgctcctggaccgtgaatggcccttcccacgatgcttccattttatgggcctggagcgcctttaagaccatgacctggtctcctgctttgaaggaacgctctctggcatgtttatcataccaggctttttgctcttcctgagcatcttttaggttttcttttgCAAGGGCTAAAGAGTCGCGGAAGGTGTTTTgaaggttggttacaaagtccagaatgttagttcctggagaaggcgtAAACCTCTCCCCTTGCTGCTTCCCCAACTGTAATgaccccttaacctcacggccatatacaagttcaaatggtgaaaaccctaaactgggatgtggtacagctctgtaggcaaagagcaactgctgcaacactaggtcccaatcattggagtgctcatttacgaatttacgtatcatggcccccaaagttccattaaacttctccaccatgccatttgtttgatggtggtaaggagtggcaaccaagtgatttaccccatgagcttcccaaaggttttccatagttcctgccaggatattagtccctgcatctgtgaggatgtcggagggccaacctaccctggcaaaaatgtctgctagtgcctggcacacacttttagccctggtgttgcttagagctactgcttctggccattggGGGGCAAAATCCATGACAGTCAGTATgccctgctttcctctgggtgtctttttacaaaaaaggacccagaatatccacagctacccGCTGAGATTGAACTTCAGTGATggagagtggctggagaggggctttgacctgctcttggggttttcccactctttggcacacctcacaagaccggacataagtagaaacatccttgcccattccctcccagtggaatgaccccccaaaacggtctttggtcctgttcaccccagcatggccactcgGGTGATCgagggctaagctcaagagcttgacctggtacttagttggaactaccaactgtctctgaggatgccagtcttcctggtgtccaccagaaagagtttccttgtataaaagtcccctttctacaacaaacctgaaTCGatcagaagagctgagaggcagtggtttgctccgtgctgccgtccaagctctctggaggctttcatctgcttcctgttcgatctggaactgttcccttgatgctggagacatcagttcctcattggattgtggacctgggcttgctccctctggaagcgatgtaggggatggggctgtttccgttgactgggaactgctctccgctggggCACTATGTTGgtgttcaggctctggctgagcctcttgtgtagggttatctgctgctgccagggcaggcTCAGTGGTGCCCTCTGGTATTGGAGCTGTAGACGGGGTTGCAAGTGCTGGACTCAgggctggcaatgggtctggtgttggttgctCCGCTGGTTCCGGTTCAGGTACTGGCTTTCGCTGGGTCTCTGGGGCTGGATCCACTACTGCCATTGCAGTTGTTGGCAGGGGATCCGGTTCTACcacctccatctgggtctctggtaacacagacgggGCCCTGTTAGAAGGCTCAGGAAGAGGGATAGGTGTGGAAGCTGGCTTTGTCTGGCTGAAGTtgaccattcccaccttcttggccagcttcacatggttggccaagtcttcccccagcagcatggggatgggataatcatcatagactgcaaaagtccacgttcctgaccaacccttgtactggacaggcaacttggctgtaggcaaattgaaagagttgaacctgaagggttgaatcgtcacttgggcctctgggttgattaagttggggtccactaaggattgatggatagccgacacttgtgctccggtgtccctccacgcggtgaccttcttcccgcccacactcacagtttccctctgctccaagggtatctgggaggtaactgggcctgaggacctctggggtGATCCCGGtccaatgaactgtaatctgttggggttcttggggcagttggcctttacatgccccggctcgttacatttaaaacattgtccagctgacgggtcactggggcgaggcgggttgctggagaacggggtggcgggacgataaggtggctggagggttctttgggaggtaggtggggccttgggcggcccccggtaatagagTGTgatctg
The Eretmochelys imbricata isolate rEreImb1 chromosome 1, rEreImb1.hap1, whole genome shotgun sequence DNA segment above includes these coding regions:
- the LOC144261186 gene encoding uncharacterized protein LOC144261186 isoform X1; this translates as MALRHLEVKAEKARVEAEEAAHKRAMKEKEKERKHMEEEKEKERKHALEMDKAKAQQNIPTNPSNPSPGTTSHPRKFPTYKAGDETEAFLENFERACLGYRISTDQYMVELRPQLSGPLAEVAAEMPKDHMNKYDLFKSKARVRMGLKPERSRRRFRALRWKPDVSFTRHAYHIVKHWDAWISGASVESPVNLPFLMQMEQFLEGVPEEIERYILDGKPKTVIEAGEIGARWVEVAEKKKTGCSWRGDQKGQPQITLYYRGPPKAPPTSQRTLQPPYRPATPFSSNPPRPSDPSAGQCFKCNEPGHVKANCPKNPNRLQFIGPGSPQRSSGPVTSQIPLEQRETVSVGGKKVTAWRDTGAQVSAIHQSLVDPNLINPEAQVTIQPFRFNSFNLPTAKLPVQYKGWSGTWTFAVYDDYPIPMLLGEDLANHVKLAKKVGMVNFSQTKPASTPIPLPEPSNRAPSVLPETQMEVVEPDPLPTTAMAVVDPAPETQRKPVPEPEPAEQPTPDPLPALSPALATPSTAPIPEGTTEPALAAADNPTQEAQPEPEHQHSAPAESSSQSTETAPSPTSLPEGASPGPQSNEELMSPASREQFQIEQEADESLQRAWTAARSKPLPLSSSDRFRELKVCQFTAQGGDDAEWPQGVYYEGKCAGGMEEVNLSMTLGRMQGQQIQELCTSYATD
- the LOC144261186 gene encoding uncharacterized protein LOC144261186 isoform X2, which produces MALRHLEVKAEKARVEAEEAAHKRAMKEKEKERKHMEEEKEKERKHALEMDKAKAQQNIPTNPSNPSPGTTSHPRKFPTYKAGDETEAFLENFERACLGYRISTDQYMVELRPQLSGPLAEVAAEMPKDHMNKYDLFKSKARVRMGLKPERSRRRFRALRWKPDVSFTRHAYHIVKHWDAWISGASVESPVNLPFLMQMEQFLEGVPEEIERYILDGKPKTVIEAGEIGARWVEVAEKKKTGCSWRGDQKGQPQITLYYRGPPKAPPTSQRTLQPPYRPATPFSSNPPRPSDPSAGQCFKCNEPGHVKANCPKNPNRLQFIGPGSPQRSSGPVTSQIPLEQRETVSVGGKKVTAWRDTGAQVSAIHQSLVDPNLINPEAQVTIQPFRFNSFNLPTAKLPVQYKGWSGTWTFAVYDDYPIPMLLGEDLANHVKLAKKVGMVNFSQTKPASTPIPLPEPSNRAPSVLPETQMEVVEPDPLPTTAMAVVDPAPETQRKPVPEPEPAEQPTPDPLPALSPALATPSTAPIPEGTTEPALAAADNPTQEAQPEPEHQHSAPAESSSQSTETAPSPTSLPEGASPGPQSNEELMSPASREQFQIEQEADESLQRAWTAARSKPLPLSSSDRFSPGRRRR